In a single window of the Melissococcus plutonius ATCC 35311 genome:
- a CDS encoding ABC transporter ATP-binding protein has translation MKKAISSMERLGKYIKPYRLTFYSVIFLTILTTVFNVTIPYVTGLPTTRISKDIAQGKPLEFTYIFWCLFWLLIIGIGYCVSQFLSNYLMTNVVQNAMRDLRKDIEEKINRLPVSYFDKNQQGNILSRVTNDVDAVSNALQQSFINIISAILGIIMAVAMMFYINTLMALFSILMIPLSIVISQTLIRFSQKYFYGMQNTLGELNGFVQENMTGFSVLKLYGREKETLNKFKKVNHKLNQLGFKATFISGIMMPLVQLTAYSTYIGMAVLGSYFAITGIIVVGQLQAFIQYIWQVNQPMGNITQLATALQSASAATTRVFEILDQQEEPLNEQDIPLPEPIHGNVEFDHVSFSYDPKKPLIKNLSFKVKAGQTVAIVGPTGAGKTTLINLLMRFYDVNYGAIKIDGIDTKKMNRSDVRSVFGMVLQDAWLYKGTIVDNIRFGKLDATDYEVVDAAKTANVNHFIRTMPNGYEMEINAEGDNISLGQKQLLTIARAVISDPKILILDEATSSVDTRLEALIQKAMDQVMRGRTSFVIAHRLSTIREADLILVMNQGEIIEKGTHIELLEQGGFYEKLYNSQFAEESE, from the coding sequence ATGAAAAAAGCAATTTCTTCGATGGAACGTTTAGGAAAATATATTAAGCCATATAGACTAACTTTTTATTCAGTGATCTTTCTAACTATCTTAACAACTGTATTCAATGTTACCATTCCCTATGTTACCGGACTTCCAACAACTCGAATCAGTAAAGATATTGCTCAGGGAAAACCATTAGAATTTACGTACATTTTTTGGTGCCTTTTTTGGCTACTGATTATTGGTATTGGTTATTGTGTTTCACAATTTTTATCGAATTACTTAATGACAAATGTTGTTCAGAATGCTATGAGAGACCTACGAAAAGATATCGAGGAAAAAATTAATCGATTACCCGTTTCTTATTTTGATAAAAATCAGCAGGGAAACATTTTATCTCGGGTAACCAATGATGTTGATGCTGTGAGTAACGCATTACAACAAAGTTTTATTAATATCATTTCAGCAATATTAGGTATAATTATGGCCGTTGCTATGATGTTTTATATTAATACTTTAATGGCACTATTTTCTATACTGATGATCCCATTGTCTATCGTTATTTCGCAAACTCTTATCAGGTTTTCTCAAAAATATTTTTATGGCATGCAAAATACCTTAGGAGAATTAAATGGTTTTGTTCAAGAAAACATGACTGGGTTTAGCGTTTTAAAACTATATGGACGTGAAAAAGAAACCTTAAACAAATTTAAAAAGGTAAATCATAAATTAAATCAACTTGGATTCAAAGCAACCTTCATCTCAGGTATAATGATGCCTTTAGTACAACTGACAGCTTATAGTACGTATATAGGAATGGCTGTTCTAGGAAGTTATTTTGCCATTACAGGTATTATTGTTGTTGGACAGCTTCAAGCATTTATTCAGTATATTTGGCAGGTCAATCAACCCATGGGAAATATTACACAACTTGCTACAGCATTACAAAGTGCTTCCGCTGCAACAACTCGTGTATTTGAAATTTTAGATCAACAAGAAGAACCATTAAATGAACAAGATATTCCATTACCAGAACCTATTCATGGTAATGTTGAATTTGATCATGTAAGTTTTAGCTATGATCCAAAGAAACCGTTGATTAAGAATTTAAGTTTTAAAGTAAAAGCCGGACAAACAGTGGCAATTGTCGGCCCAACAGGTGCAGGAAAAACCACTTTGATTAACTTATTGATGCGTTTTTATGATGTCAATTATGGAGCAATCAAGATAGATGGAATAGACACAAAAAAAATGAATAGAAGTGATGTTCGTTCAGTTTTTGGTATGGTTTTACAAGATGCATGGCTATATAAAGGAACTATTGTAGATAATATTCGTTTTGGGAAATTGGATGCTACGGATTATGAAGTCGTTGATGCAGCTAAAACGGCAAATGTAAATCACTTTATTCGAACAATGCCAAATGGTTATGAAATGGAAATTAATGCAGAAGGAGACAATATATCTTTAGGGCAAAAACAATTATTAACTATTGCCCGGGCAGTTATTTCAGATCCAAAAATTTTGATTTTAGATGAAGCAACGAGTTCTGTAGATACCCGTTTAGAAGCATTAATCCAAAAAGCGATGGATCAGGTCATGAGAGGACGTACTAGCTTTGTAATTGCTCATCGGCTCTCGACTATTCGTGAAGCTGATCTTATTTTGGTAATGAACCAGGGAGAGATTATTGAAAAAGGTACCCACATAGAATTATTAGAACAAGGTGGTTTTTATGAGAAGCTTTATAATAGTCAGTTCGCCGAAGAAAGTGAATAA
- a CDS encoding gamma carbonic anhydrase family protein, translating into MEKYFIADSAELYGDVTLGENTNIRFQVVARGDSNIITIGDNTNIQAGSILHVDHDAPSKIGKNITIGHLCLLHGCQIKEGALVGMNTTILNHAVIGENSMIGAGSLVTERTIIPPNVLAFGRPARVIRPLTEEEIEKNLLNIWHYTQLAREYQMGKYIRINGGHASNEKD; encoded by the coding sequence GTGGAAAAATATTTTATTGCAGATAGTGCAGAGCTTTATGGCGACGTAACTTTAGGAGAAAATACAAACATTCGGTTTCAAGTAGTTGCAAGAGGAGATAGCAACATTATTACAATTGGTGATAATACAAATATTCAAGCTGGTTCCATTTTACATGTTGATCATGATGCACCTTCAAAAATAGGTAAAAATATAACTATTGGTCATTTGTGTTTATTGCATGGATGTCAGATTAAAGAAGGTGCCTTAGTAGGCATGAATACAACGATTCTAAATCATGCAGTTATTGGTGAAAATAGTATGATTGGTGCTGGCTCACTAGTTACAGAGCGAACAATAATTCCACCTAATGTTTTGGCATTCGGTCGACCAGCACGTGTCATAAGACCATTAACAGAAGAAGAAATTGAAAAAAATTTGTTAAATATTTGGCATTATACGCAATTGGCCAGGGAGTATCAAATGGGTAAGTATATTCGTATAAATGGGGGGCATGCAAGTAATGAAAAAGATTAA
- the wecB gene encoding non-hydrolyzing UDP-N-acetylglucosamine 2-epimerase, which translates to MKKIKVMTIFGTRPEAVKMAPLVKKLEDYPELFESIVTVTAQHREMLDQVLADFSIVPNYDLDIMKEGQTLTEITSRVLEQLTKIIEEENPKIVLVHGDTTTSVAAALAGFYEKIEIGHVEAGLRTWEKYSPFPEEMNRQLVDTLSDIYFAPTKTSEENLLKENHAKKKIYVTGNTSIDAMKYTIQKDYHHPTLDKIPKKQKIIMLTMHRRENWGESIVQVFKAIKQVVENYSSVEVIFPMHKNPLVRQIAEKYLSGNKRIHLIEPLDVKDFQNFIARSYLILTDSGGIQEEAPSLGVPMLVLRYTTERPEGIAAGTLKLIGTKEKTRCIYGGKYCANFGFG; encoded by the coding sequence ATGAAAAAGATTAAAGTAATGACAATTTTTGGGACACGTCCGGAAGCGGTAAAAATGGCGCCATTAGTGAAAAAATTGGAGGATTACCCAGAATTATTTGAAAGTATTGTTACTGTTACTGCCCAACATAGAGAAATGTTAGATCAGGTTTTAGCAGACTTTTCAATTGTTCCTAATTACGATTTGGATATTATGAAAGAAGGGCAAACACTAACAGAAATTACTAGTCGGGTGTTAGAGCAGCTAACAAAAATAATAGAAGAGGAGAATCCAAAAATTGTTTTAGTCCATGGTGATACAACCACTTCTGTTGCTGCAGCTCTAGCTGGTTTTTATGAAAAAATTGAAATTGGTCATGTTGAAGCAGGATTACGAACATGGGAAAAATATTCACCATTTCCAGAAGAAATGAATCGACAATTGGTTGATACCTTATCAGACATTTATTTTGCTCCAACAAAAACAAGTGAAGAAAATTTATTAAAAGAGAATCACGCTAAAAAAAAGATCTATGTAACGGGAAATACATCTATTGACGCTATGAAGTATACAATTCAGAAAGATTATCATCATCCTACGCTTGATAAGATACCTAAAAAACAAAAAATTATTATGTTAACGATGCACCGACGAGAAAATTGGGGCGAATCTATTGTGCAAGTCTTTAAAGCAATCAAACAAGTAGTGGAAAACTATTCAAGTGTTGAGGTTATTTTTCCAATGCATAAAAATCCACTTGTTCGTCAGATCGCTGAAAAATATCTATCAGGAAATAAACGTATTCACCTAATTGAGCCTTTAGATGTTAAAGATTTTCAAAATTTTATCGCACGCAGTTATTTAATATTAACTGATTCTGGTGGTATCCAAGAAGAAGCTCCCTCTCTAGGAGTTCCTATGCTAGTGTTACGTTATACAACTGAACGTCCAGAAGGTATTGCTGCTGGAACGTTAAAATTAATAGGAACCAAAGAAAAAACTAGATGTATATATGGAGGAAAATATTGTGCCAATTTTGGATTTGGATGA
- a CDS encoding iron-sulfur cluster biosynthesis family protein — protein sequence MEENIVPILDLDDSVGEFSSVGNCSLGTNFRLLLLDKNQNRQSFNAKLDSDIGEIYIKDYSKKYLDEEMLLMINPRLQSLQLSGPSGVLNSNLPIVDLRT from the coding sequence ATGGAGGAAAATATTGTGCCAATTTTGGATTTGGATGATAGTGTTGGTGAATTTTCATCTGTTGGAAATTGTTCCCTGGGAACGAACTTTCGTTTATTACTTTTAGATAAAAATCAAAACCGACAATCTTTTAATGCTAAGTTAGATTCAGATATAGGTGAAATTTATATTAAGGACTACTCAAAAAAATATTTAGATGAAGAAATGCTACTTATGATAAATCCTAGATTACAATCATTGCAGCTAAGTGGACCAAGTGGTGTCCTAAATAGTAATCTACCAATTGTAGATTTACGAACCTAA